The following proteins are encoded in a genomic region of Cryptomeria japonica chromosome 11, Sugi_1.0, whole genome shotgun sequence:
- the LOC131064771 gene encoding cellulose synthase A catalytic subunit 4 [UDP-forming], protein MILEVFAFSHKWIPLCKSHSIEPHSPAKFFSSHTTSSLSEQRNELKEEYEQLENRVNDLAQKPQEALNILQRYTSWDSDNPYGHPPIVEVHTEDKNQTMSVPIHKHKCIIQNLCTFSLCC, encoded by the exons atgattttggaggTTTTCGCATTTTCTCACAAGTGGATTCCTTTGTGCAAATCACATTCTATTGAACCTCATTCCCCGGCTAAATTCTTTTCTTCTCACACGACATCTTCCCTTTCTGAACAGAGGAATGAGTTGAAG GAAGAATATGAACAGTTGGAGAATCGAGTTAACGATTTAGCACAAAAGCCTCAGGAAGCCCTAAACATTTTGCAGCGGTACACGTCTTGGGATTCTGATAATCCATATGGTCACCCGCCTATAGTTGAG GTTCACACTGAGGATAAGAATCAAACCATGTCGGTGCCAATTCACAAACATAAATGTATCATTCAAAATTTATGTACATTCTCTTTGTGTTGCTAG